Proteins from a single region of Heterodontus francisci isolate sHetFra1 chromosome 29, sHetFra1.hap1, whole genome shotgun sequence:
- the LOC137346311 gene encoding zinc finger protein 271-like, with protein sequence MSDKAFTRSSALVQHQRTHTGEKPFRCEVCDKAFVRSSTLLVHQRVHTGEKPFRCEVCTKGFTLLSTLLIHQRIHTGDRPFKCEVCDKTFTQSSTLLHHHRIHTGEKRFSCRVCQKAFTHPSSLLQHQRIHTGQKPFRCEVCDRAFTHTSRLLEHQRIHRGEKPFRCEMCDKVFTRSSNLLAHYRTHTREKTSRCEFCKKTFPHLSDLVEHQQTHTGETPFRCEFCNKAFKQLPDLLEHQRTHTGDKPFQCDVCQECFTYSSSLELHQSLHTG encoded by the coding sequence ATGAGTGATAAAGCCTTCACACGGTCCTCAGCTCTCGTCCAACACCAGCGGACGCACACAGGGGAAAAGCCCTTCAGGTGTGAGGTTTGTGACAAAGCTTTTGTGAGATCGTCCACACTCCTGGTCCACCAGCGAGTGCACACGGGGGAGAAACCTTTCCGCTGTGAGGTTTGTACAAAAGGTTTCACACTGTTATCTACCCTCCTGATACACCAGCGGATCCACACAGGGGATAGACCTTTCAAGTGCGAGGTTTGTGATAAGACCTTCACGCAGTCATCGACCCTCCTTCACCATCACAGGATCCACACAGGGGAGAAACGGTTCAGCTGTAGGGTTTGCCAGAAAGCGTTCAcacacccctcgagcctgctgcaacaCCAGAGGATTCACACAGGACAGAAACCCTTCAGGTGTGAGGTGTGTGACAGAGCCTTCACACACACATCCCGTCTCTTGGAACACCAAAGGATTCACAGGGGAGAGAAACCCTTCAGGTGTGAGATGTGTGATAAAGTCTTCACACGCTCCTCAAACCTCCTGGCTCACTACAGGACCCACACGAGGGAAAAAACTTCCCGCTGTGAGTTTTGTAAGAAAACCTTCCCACATTTGTCAGACCTGGTGGAACATCAGCAAACCCACACAGGGGAGACCCCATTCAGGTGTGAGTTCTGCAACAAAGCTTTCAAACAGTTGCCTGATCTCCTGGAACATCAACGTACTCACACGGGAGACAAACCCTTCCAGTGTGACGTGTGCCAGGAATGTTTCACCTACTCTTCCTCTCTAGAGCTTCACCAGAGTCTCCACACGGGATAG